From Butyricimonas paravirosa, one genomic window encodes:
- a CDS encoding FecCD family ABC transporter permease: MRSRSVLLFTALVALTLFLFLLDLAVGAVAVPLGDVWAALTGGDCPRATAKIILNIRLIKAVVALLAGAALSVSGLQMQTLFRNPLAGPYVLGISSGASLGVALVVLAGVGSSIGIAGAAWLGAAIVLVVIAAVGHRIKDIMVILILGMMFSSGIGAVVQILQYVANDESLKMFVVWTMGSLGDVTLNQLTVLIPSIVTGLLLAVVTIKPLNLLLFGEEYAVTMGLNVRRSRGLLFLSTTLLAGTVTAFCGPIGFIGLAMPHVTRMLFRNSDHRVLVPGTVLSGASVLLLCDLVSKLFTLPINAITALLGIPIVVWVVLRNKSVTA, encoded by the coding sequence ATGCGCTCCCGTTCCGTCCTATTATTTACCGCACTGGTTGCCCTCACCCTCTTCCTGTTTCTGCTGGATTTGGCGGTGGGGGCTGTCGCCGTGCCGCTCGGCGATGTTTGGGCGGCCCTGACGGGTGGCGATTGTCCGCGAGCGACGGCGAAAATCATACTGAATATCCGACTGATTAAGGCGGTGGTCGCGTTGCTGGCCGGAGCCGCCCTGTCGGTCAGCGGTCTTCAGATGCAGACCCTCTTCCGCAATCCCCTTGCCGGGCCTTACGTGCTCGGCATCAGTTCGGGCGCGAGCCTCGGCGTGGCACTCGTCGTACTTGCCGGTGTCGGCTCGTCGATAGGCATCGCTGGGGCGGCATGGCTCGGAGCGGCAATCGTGTTGGTTGTCATCGCCGCCGTCGGACACCGCATCAAGGATATCATGGTAATTCTGATTCTCGGCATGATGTTCTCGTCGGGAATCGGTGCGGTCGTCCAAATATTGCAGTATGTTGCCAACGATGAATCCTTGAAAATGTTCGTCGTCTGGACGATGGGGTCGCTCGGCGATGTGACCCTCAACCAGCTTACAGTGCTTATCCCGTCGATTGTCACCGGACTGTTGTTGGCGGTGGTGACGATCAAGCCGCTCAACCTGCTGCTGTTCGGCGAGGAGTATGCCGTGACGATGGGGCTGAACGTCCGTCGCTCACGCGGACTGCTGTTCCTCTCCACGACGTTGCTAGCCGGCACTGTGACCGCCTTTTGCGGTCCGATAGGTTTCATCGGGCTGGCCATGCCCCACGTCACGCGGATGCTGTTCCGCAACAGTGACCATCGGGTGCTCGTGCCGGGAACCGTTCTTTCGGGTGCTTCCGTGCTGCTGCTTTGCGACCTCGTTTCCAAACTGTTCACCCTGCCGATCAACGCCATCACCGCATTGCTGGGAATCCCCATTGTGGTGTGGGTGGTCTTGCGCAACAAATCCGTTACAGCATGA
- a CDS encoding helix-turn-helix domain-containing protein: MEIISMDIRTFDALMTRVKTIEEKADILCKRQEDLGLKKWLDNQEVCDILGISKRTLQEYRAKGLLPFGRIKNKLFYKPEDVEKVLQSYYHANSKKL; the protein is encoded by the coding sequence ATGGAAATTATCAGTATGGACATCCGGACTTTCGACGCGCTCATGACGCGTGTGAAAACCATCGAGGAAAAGGCCGACATACTATGTAAACGGCAGGAAGACCTCGGCTTGAAAAAATGGCTGGACAACCAGGAGGTATGCGACATTCTTGGCATATCGAAGCGTACCCTACAGGAGTACCGGGCCAAAGGATTACTGCCTTTCGGCAGGATCAAGAACAAGCTGTTCTACAAGCCTGAAGACGTGGAGAAAGTATTACAGTCGTATTATCATGCTAATTCAAAGAAACTATGA
- a CDS encoding helix-turn-helix domain-containing protein, protein MIQIDRETFQMMLHQIMERFDKIEDKLSRMNRQTSALDGDKLLDNQDMCELLGITKRTLARYRQKKLVTYYMIDGRTYYKSSEVKEFLNRKGRLSLAEMERNRINV, encoded by the coding sequence ATGATACAGATAGACCGTGAGACGTTCCAGATGATGCTTCACCAAATCATGGAACGGTTCGACAAGATTGAAGACAAGCTGAGCCGCATGAACCGGCAGACCTCTGCCCTTGACGGCGACAAGCTGCTGGATAACCAGGACATGTGCGAGTTGCTCGGTATCACGAAACGTACCCTTGCACGGTACCGCCAGAAAAAACTCGTGACTTACTACATGATAGACGGGCGTACCTATTACAAATCATCCGAGGTCAAGGAATTTCTGAACCGGAAAGGCAGGCTCTCCCTCGCGGAAATGGAGCGAAACAGAATCAATGTTTAA
- a CDS encoding ABC transporter substrate-binding protein, with the protein MKALKNLSLILLLVLTFTGCHDKSSKLADFNRAVYTPEYASEFDIKGADGKKSVLVTVTNPWQGADSITTYLFIARDGESVPEDFTGQVLGKDAEHIICMSSTHIAMLDAIDEDRCVVGVSGIDYISNPDIQARRDSVGDVGYEGNINYELLLSLDPDLVLLYGVNGASSMEGKLKELNIPFMYVGDYLEESPLGKAEWLVALAEVTGKRTEGEKVFADIPVRYNALKKRVTDAAIDAPSVMLNTPYGDNWFMPSTESYVARLIKDAGGDYIYKKNTGNASAPIDLEEAYLLASQVDMWLHVGMANTLDELRAACPKFTDTRCFRNGYVYNNNARTNAAGGNDYYESAVVNPDLVLRDLVKIFHPELVAEDFVYYKQLK; encoded by the coding sequence ATGAAAGCATTGAAAAATCTGAGCCTGATATTGCTGCTTGTACTGACATTCACAGGCTGCCATGATAAGAGTTCCAAACTTGCCGATTTCAACCGAGCGGTCTATACACCCGAATACGCTTCGGAGTTTGACATAAAAGGTGCAGACGGTAAAAAGAGCGTATTGGTTACCGTCACGAACCCTTGGCAGGGAGCTGACAGCATTACCACATACCTGTTCATCGCCCGTGACGGAGAAAGCGTACCCGAAGATTTCACAGGTCAGGTGCTCGGAAAAGATGCCGAGCACATCATCTGCATGTCCTCTACCCATATCGCCATGCTCGATGCTATTGACGAAGACCGTTGCGTCGTTGGCGTATCGGGTATCGACTACATTTCCAATCCCGATATTCAGGCTCGTCGTGACAGCGTCGGCGACGTGGGCTACGAAGGGAACATCAATTACGAACTGCTGCTCTCGCTCGACCCCGACCTCGTGCTGCTTTACGGCGTGAACGGCGCGAGCTCGATGGAGGGAAAACTGAAAGAACTGAACATCCCGTTCATGTATGTTGGCGATTACCTGGAAGAGTCTCCGTTGGGCAAGGCCGAATGGCTGGTGGCATTAGCGGAGGTTACAGGGAAACGGACAGAGGGAGAGAAAGTGTTTGCCGATATCCCGGTTCGCTATAACGCTTTGAAAAAGCGAGTAACCGATGCAGCCATCGATGCCCCTTCAGTGATGCTCAACACGCCTTACGGCGACAATTGGTTCATGCCCTCGACCGAAAGCTATGTCGCCCGGTTGATCAAAGATGCCGGAGGCGATTACATCTACAAGAAGAACACGGGAAACGCTTCTGCGCCCATCGACCTCGAAGAGGCGTATCTGCTGGCCTCGCAAGTCGATATGTGGCTGCATGTGGGTATGGCGAACACGCTCGACGAACTGCGAGCCGCCTGCCCGAAGTTCACCGACACCCGGTGCTTCCGCAACGGATACGTCTATAACAACAACGCCCGCACGAATGCCGCCGGCGGCAACGACTACTACGAGTCGGCCGTGGTGAATCCCGACCTCGTGCTACGAGACCTCGTAAAGATATTCCACCCCGAACTGGTCGCAGAAGATTTCGTCTATTACAAGCAATTGAAATAA
- a CDS encoding sigma-54-dependent transcriptional regulator: MKRKILIVEDNVGLSQMQKDWLSQAGYDAVTAMNETIARSLIRRTQFDLILSDVRLPEGDGISLLEWLRKERKDIPFILTTEYVSVSDVVRTIKLGARDYLPKPVHREHLLELAEDVFRPVATVRRKEKELFHRTSPRILQAEKFARLVAPSDMSVMILGANGTGKESIAQTIHNNSERWNMPFVAINCGALPRELAASLFFGHEKGSFTGADSAKTGYFDMAKGGTLFLDEIGTMSYEIQSLLLRVLQENTYAPVGGRERTADVRIIAATNEDMQLTIREGRFREDLYHRLNEFEIRQPSLAECPEDILPLAEFFRERHSKELKRETQGFTDDARRRMLAYHWPGNVRELQNRIKRAVLVTETPMLNMEALDMEIRPCVNDDAPSRTVLPLRDESMEKESIINALKVCNGHREQAAAMLNINPATLYRKMKKYGLK, from the coding sequence ATGAAACGGAAAATACTGATAGTTGAAGACAATGTAGGTCTGTCACAGATGCAGAAAGACTGGCTCTCACAGGCCGGTTATGATGCCGTGACGGCCATGAACGAGACGATAGCACGCTCGTTGATACGCAGAACGCAGTTCGACCTGATATTGTCGGATGTGCGGTTACCTGAAGGGGACGGCATTTCCCTGCTGGAATGGTTGCGCAAGGAAAGGAAGGACATCCCGTTCATCCTGACCACGGAATATGTTTCCGTTTCGGATGTGGTGCGTACCATCAAGCTCGGAGCCAGGGATTACCTGCCCAAACCGGTACACCGGGAGCATCTGCTGGAGTTGGCGGAAGATGTGTTCCGCCCGGTGGCTACGGTGCGCAGGAAAGAGAAGGAGCTGTTTCACCGAACAAGCCCCAGGATTCTGCAAGCGGAAAAGTTTGCCAGGCTGGTTGCTCCGTCCGATATGTCGGTAATGATTCTCGGTGCCAACGGAACCGGCAAAGAATCGATAGCACAAACCATCCATAACAACAGCGAACGCTGGAATATGCCGTTCGTCGCGATAAACTGCGGGGCGTTACCGCGTGAACTGGCCGCCTCGCTCTTCTTCGGGCACGAGAAAGGGTCGTTTACCGGTGCCGACAGCGCCAAGACCGGATATTTCGACATGGCGAAAGGCGGCACGCTGTTTCTGGACGAAATAGGGACGATGTCCTACGAGATACAGTCCTTGCTCCTGCGGGTATTGCAGGAGAATACCTATGCTCCGGTAGGCGGCAGGGAACGGACAGCCGATGTGCGGATAATTGCCGCCACGAACGAGGATATGCAACTGACCATCCGGGAGGGACGTTTCAGGGAAGACCTCTACCACCGGCTGAACGAGTTCGAGATTCGGCAGCCGTCGTTGGCAGAGTGTCCGGAAGACATCCTGCCGCTGGCCGAATTTTTCCGTGAACGTCATTCCAAAGAACTGAAACGGGAAACGCAAGGCTTTACGGACGATGCCAGGCGCAGGATGCTCGCCTATCACTGGCCGGGCAACGTGCGGGAGTTGCAGAACCGAATCAAACGTGCCGTACTGGTCACGGAAACGCCGATGCTGAATATGGAAGCGTTGGATATGGAAATCCGTCCATGCGTAAATGACGATGCCCCTTCACGTACCGTCCTGCCCCTGAGAGATGAATCGATGGAGAAAGAGAGCATTATCAATGCTCTGAAGGTTTGCAACGGACACCGGGAACAAGCCGCGGCGATGCTGAATATCAATCCGGCAACGCTGTACCGGAAAATGAAGAAATACGGGCTGAAGTGA
- a CDS encoding ABC transporter ATP-binding protein, whose amino-acid sequence MIELHDFSIGYGERTLLCEVETTIEKGKLTALIGRNGTGKSTLLRAIAGLNRRYAGRILLDGHNGADMRVAERARTLAFVTTERTRIANLKCEDVVAIGRAPYTNWIGRMQKADTEIVMRSLASVGMEDYAERTMDRMSDGECQRIMIARALAQSTPIILLDEPTSFLDMPNRYELCSLLARLAHNEGKCILFSTHELDIALSLSDRIALIDTPGLHCMPTEEMRRSGYIERLFSNQAMRFDPLSGIVKAQ is encoded by the coding sequence ATGATAGAGTTACACGATTTTTCCATAGGCTACGGCGAGCGAACTTTGCTCTGCGAGGTGGAAACCACCATAGAAAAAGGCAAACTGACAGCCCTTATCGGGCGCAACGGCACGGGCAAATCGACGCTGCTCCGCGCCATCGCCGGACTGAACCGCCGTTATGCCGGTCGAATCCTGCTCGACGGGCATAACGGCGCCGATATGCGGGTTGCAGAGAGGGCAAGAACACTGGCATTCGTCACGACCGAGCGCACTCGCATCGCCAACCTCAAATGCGAGGACGTCGTGGCTATCGGCCGCGCACCCTATACCAATTGGATAGGAAGGATGCAGAAGGCCGACACGGAGATCGTTATGCGGTCGCTCGCCTCGGTAGGCATGGAGGACTATGCGGAACGCACGATGGACAGGATGTCGGACGGCGAGTGCCAGCGCATCATGATTGCCCGCGCATTGGCACAGTCCACACCCATCATCCTGCTGGACGAGCCTACCTCGTTCCTCGACATGCCCAACCGTTACGAACTCTGTTCGCTGCTCGCCCGGCTGGCCCATAACGAAGGAAAGTGCATCCTGTTTTCCACCCACGAACTCGACATAGCCCTCTCCCTGAGCGACAGAATAGCCCTCATAGACACCCCCGGACTTCATTGTATGCCAACAGAGGAGATGCGCCGGAGCGGTTATATCGAACGGCTGTTCAGCAACCAAGCCATGCGGTTCGACCCGCTGAGCGGAATCGTAAAGGCTCAATAG
- a CDS encoding hybrid sensor histidine kinase/response regulator codes for MKLLLQHKIFIGYFLLMAIIGSMVAIVLHERKRVAEIEQESITIFQTQSNISTTHRHITVLATFGESVMTWTDKDCELYRTRRLKADSLLQILREQCKEFVRPEQVDSLRSLLLNKEEHLLRMKEIFRQQKQIDSLLAGQYSLVTSQANTSRTVTRKKKGIAGLFGGKETVQLPSANTKVRARGNELISLQEERRRNIETYTDSLRLHNRELNGKLRTLITSLDEQALSALRNKEVRLKDSYEHSTLVITGLIIFSIILLFVLYLIIQRDIKIKARNRKRLEETIEQNYALLEMRKNIILTISHDIRAPLNIISGSAELAMDTREKKRRNNHMNNIRIVCKHVVHLLNNLLDVYRLNEAKETRNDVPFSLKDLLERTVFGFSHVVNNKGILFCHDFKDTDVKLYGDVDRIEQIIDNLLSNAVKFTEAGTISLNACYHEGELLLEVKDTGIGMSEETLSRIFRPFERLSSVANAHGFGLGLPITKGLVNLLGGTINVTSSIDQGSTFRVTLPMKMTDEPIESENRIIPHPVHLPQNVLVIDDDTMLLDVIKEMLERNGMNCTTCATSKEVVKAMRGKDYDLLLSDIQMPGTNGFDLLTLLRNSNIGNSRTIPVVAMTARGDSDKEAFLHAGFTDYIYKPFSSSELLSLLSTIRRNRQEETHSVDFSLILSEVSDKSKTLLSFISQSEKDREELGTAMKNGDRQKLREITHRMQPMWELLQMEEALSAYRALLKNETINDKILNEHTRQIMDYAAILIKVAEAEIKRVTNETENTDS; via the coding sequence ATGAAATTACTATTGCAGCATAAGATATTCATAGGATATTTTCTTCTAATGGCGATTATCGGTAGTATGGTCGCCATCGTTTTACACGAGCGTAAACGTGTGGCGGAGATAGAGCAGGAGTCGATAACCATATTCCAGACACAAAGCAATATCAGCACTACCCATCGCCATATCACCGTGCTTGCTACTTTCGGGGAATCCGTCATGACGTGGACAGATAAAGATTGTGAGTTATACCGTACACGTCGTCTGAAGGCGGATTCCCTGCTGCAAATTTTACGTGAACAATGCAAGGAATTTGTACGTCCGGAACAAGTGGATTCCCTCCGTTCCCTACTGCTCAACAAAGAGGAACATCTGTTGCGGATGAAAGAGATTTTCCGGCAACAAAAACAAATCGACAGCCTGCTGGCCGGCCAATATTCACTTGTCACATCACAAGCAAATACCTCCCGTACTGTCACCCGCAAGAAAAAAGGGATAGCCGGATTATTCGGAGGCAAGGAAACCGTACAATTGCCATCCGCTAATACCAAAGTGAGAGCACGGGGGAACGAGCTTATTTCCTTGCAGGAAGAACGCAGAAGAAACATCGAGACCTATACGGACAGTCTGCGGTTGCATAACCGTGAACTCAACGGTAAGTTGCGCACGTTAATCACAAGCCTGGATGAGCAGGCATTGTCCGCCCTCCGGAACAAAGAAGTCCGTTTGAAGGATTCATACGAGCATTCCACCCTTGTAATAACCGGCCTGATAATCTTCTCCATAATCCTGTTGTTTGTCTTGTATCTTATCATACAACGGGATATCAAGATTAAGGCAAGGAACAGGAAACGCCTGGAAGAAACGATAGAACAGAACTATGCGTTGCTGGAAATGCGGAAGAATATTATCCTGACCATTTCCCATGACATCCGCGCCCCGCTGAACATCATCAGCGGGAGTGCCGAACTGGCTATGGATACTCGTGAAAAGAAACGCAGGAACAATCACATGAACAACATCCGAATTGTATGTAAACACGTGGTACACTTGCTCAACAACCTGCTGGACGTGTACCGTCTGAACGAGGCCAAAGAAACCCGCAACGATGTGCCGTTCAGCCTTAAAGACTTGTTGGAACGTACCGTTTTCGGATTCTCCCACGTGGTCAATAACAAGGGAATCCTGTTCTGTCACGATTTCAAGGATACCGATGTCAAACTTTACGGCGATGTGGACCGTATCGAGCAGATTATAGACAACCTGCTCAGCAATGCAGTCAAATTCACGGAAGCCGGTACAATCAGTCTGAATGCCTGTTATCATGAAGGAGAGCTGCTGTTAGAAGTCAAAGATACCGGTATTGGTATGAGTGAGGAGACGCTCTCCCGTATCTTCCGTCCGTTCGAACGTTTGAGTTCAGTGGCCAACGCCCATGGATTCGGATTGGGGCTGCCAATCACGAAAGGACTTGTCAACCTGCTTGGCGGAACCATCAATGTGACAAGCAGTATAGACCAAGGCAGTACTTTCCGCGTGACACTTCCCATGAAGATGACGGATGAACCGATAGAAAGCGAGAACCGGATAATCCCACACCCGGTGCACCTGCCCCAAAATGTACTTGTCATTGATGATGACACCATGTTGCTGGATGTGATAAAGGAGATGCTGGAGCGTAACGGAATGAACTGTACAACCTGTGCCACCTCCAAAGAGGTCGTAAAGGCAATGCGGGGCAAGGATTATGACTTGCTGCTGTCCGACATCCAAATGCCGGGCACCAACGGCTTCGATCTGCTGACTCTGTTGCGGAACTCAAATATCGGGAACTCCCGTACCATACCTGTTGTGGCCATGACAGCACGCGGTGACAGTGACAAGGAGGCATTTCTCCATGCCGGATTTACAGACTATATCTACAAGCCTTTCTCTTCCTCCGAGTTGCTCAGCCTGCTTTCAACGATAAGAAGAAACCGGCAGGAAGAGACCCATAGCGTCGATTTCAGTCTGATACTCTCTGAAGTCAGCGACAAATCAAAAACGCTTCTTTCCTTTATATCCCAGTCAGAAAAAGACCGGGAGGAACTCGGTACGGCAATGAAAAACGGTGACAGGCAGAAATTGCGTGAAATCACCCACCGGATGCAACCGATGTGGGAATTACTGCAAATGGAAGAAGCCTTGTCGGCTTATCGCGCTTTACTGAAAAACGAGACTATAAACGATAAGATATTGAATGAACATACCCGGCAGATTATGGATTACGCCGCCATACTGATTAAAGTGGCGGAAGCCGAGATAAAAAGAGTGACGAATGAAACGGAAAATACTGATAGTTGA
- a CDS encoding TonB-dependent receptor, translated as MKRLYLLFALAACLPTALFAQQTESKKRSTWHLTIPEVTVVGHRPMKEIGVQKTKFDSLALKENIALSMADILTFNSSVFVKSYGRATLSTVAFRGTSPSHTQVTWNGMRINNPMLGMTDFSTIPSYFIDNASLLHGTSSVNETGGGLGGLVKLGTTPTVAEGFNAQYVQGIGSFRTFDEFARFTYGSERWHVSTRAVYSSSPNDYKYTNHDKKINIYDEDKNIIGQYHPKERNRSGAFKDLHLLQEVYYNTRKGDKLGLNAWYINSNRELPMLTTDYGDATDFENRQREQTFRSVLSWDHIKSNWKLGVKGGYIHTWMAYDYKREVAPDNWASMTRSRSKVNTFYGQAEGEYSPTKRWFFTANVSAHQHLVRSEDKNIILQDGGKAIVGYDKGRVELSGSVSAKWQPIDRLGMSVVLREEMYGFEWAPLIPAFFIDGIISPKGNVMLKASVSRNYRFPTLNDLYFLPGGNPNLRNEHGFSYDAGVSFEVGKENVYKLNGGVNWFDSYIDDWIIWLPTTKGFFSPRNVKKVHAYGIEVKANLAVQPAKDWLIDLNGSYSWTPSINEGEKMSPADQSVGKQLPYVPEHSASLTGRLSWRSWAFLYKWTFYSERFTMSSNDYTLTGHLPEYFMSNVSLEKNLFFKPVDVQLKFAVNNLFNEDYLSVLSRPMPGINFELFIGITPKFGKNKKKSVNTNL; from the coding sequence ATGAAAAGACTATATCTGTTATTCGCTTTGGCGGCATGTCTCCCCACGGCACTCTTTGCGCAGCAGACGGAAAGCAAAAAGCGGTCGACCTGGCATCTTACCATACCGGAAGTCACGGTCGTCGGCCATCGGCCGATGAAAGAAATCGGCGTGCAGAAGACGAAGTTCGATTCGCTCGCACTGAAAGAGAACATCGCCCTCTCGATGGCCGACATCTTGACGTTCAACTCGTCCGTATTCGTCAAGAGCTACGGACGCGCCACGCTCTCGACCGTCGCATTCCGAGGAACGTCGCCTTCACACACGCAGGTGACATGGAACGGCATGCGCATCAACAACCCCATGCTCGGCATGACGGACTTCTCCACCATTCCGTCCTACTTCATAGACAACGCATCGCTGCTGCACGGTACTTCATCGGTGAACGAAACGGGCGGCGGACTGGGCGGTCTGGTTAAGCTTGGTACCACCCCCACCGTTGCCGAAGGGTTCAACGCCCAATACGTGCAGGGCATCGGATCGTTCCGGACATTCGACGAGTTCGCCCGCTTCACCTATGGCAGCGAGAGGTGGCACGTCTCCACTCGTGCGGTCTATTCTTCCTCGCCTAACGATTACAAGTACACCAACCACGACAAGAAGATAAACATCTACGACGAGGACAAGAACATCATCGGGCAGTATCATCCTAAAGAGCGCAACCGCTCCGGGGCGTTCAAGGACCTGCACCTGCTTCAAGAGGTCTATTACAACACCCGCAAAGGCGACAAATTAGGCCTGAACGCATGGTATATCAATTCCAACCGGGAACTTCCGATGTTGACGACCGACTACGGAGATGCAACCGACTTCGAGAACCGCCAGCGGGAACAGACTTTCCGCAGTGTCCTTTCGTGGGATCATATCAAAAGCAACTGGAAACTCGGCGTGAAAGGCGGTTACATACACACATGGATGGCCTACGACTACAAGCGTGAGGTCGCACCTGATAACTGGGCGTCGATGACCCGTTCCCGCAGCAAGGTAAATACGTTCTACGGGCAAGCTGAAGGTGAATACAGTCCGACAAAACGTTGGTTTTTCACCGCTAACGTATCGGCTCACCAGCATTTGGTACGCAGTGAGGACAAGAATATCATCTTGCAGGACGGAGGCAAAGCCATCGTGGGCTATGACAAAGGACGCGTGGAACTTTCAGGCTCCGTATCTGCCAAGTGGCAACCGATAGACCGGCTTGGCATGTCGGTTGTGTTGCGAGAAGAAATGTACGGTTTCGAGTGGGCTCCGCTTATACCGGCTTTTTTTATTGACGGCATCATTTCTCCGAAAGGGAATGTGATGCTCAAAGCTTCTGTTTCACGCAATTACCGTTTCCCGACGCTGAATGACCTCTATTTCCTGCCCGGTGGCAATCCCAATCTGAGAAACGAGCATGGTTTCAGCTACGATGCAGGTGTAAGTTTCGAGGTCGGCAAAGAAAATGTCTATAAGTTGAACGGCGGCGTGAACTGGTTCGATTCCTACATCGACGACTGGATTATCTGGCTGCCCACCACCAAAGGATTCTTTTCGCCCCGCAACGTGAAGAAGGTACACGCCTACGGCATCGAGGTCAAGGCGAACCTGGCCGTGCAGCCGGCAAAGGATTGGCTCATTGACCTGAACGGTTCCTATTCGTGGACACCCTCTATCAACGAGGGCGAGAAAATGTCACCTGCTGACCAGTCGGTGGGCAAACAGTTACCCTACGTGCCGGAGCATTCCGCCTCGCTGACAGGACGGTTGTCGTGGCGGTCGTGGGCGTTCCTTTACAAGTGGACGTTCTACTCGGAGCGTTTCACCATGTCGAGCAACGACTACACATTGACAGGACACCTGCCCGAATATTTCATGAGCAACGTCTCCTTGGAGAAAAACCTCTTTTTCAAACCGGTGGACGTGCAATTGAAATTCGCTGTCAACAACCTTTTCAATGAAGATTACCTCTCGGTACTCTCGCGCCCCATGCCCGGCATCAACTTCGAGCTGTTCATCGGTATCACCCCGAAGTTCGGGAAAAACAAGAAAAAGTCCGTAAACACAAATTTGTAA